Proteins from a single region of Flavobacterium sp. YJ01:
- a CDS encoding MarR family transcriptional regulator — protein sequence MNIIDEIGILAISTRLQRLSEQLRKDGALIYKSFDIDFEPKWFPVIYTLHVKEMLSVVEIANEIGYSHPSTISLLKELEKQKLISSKKDKHDERKRLIILTPKGKELVVKMQPVWQVMKKALNEITDNQNNLLKAIEEAEQKIASQGFLQRISEIKN from the coding sequence ATGAATATAATTGACGAAATTGGCATTCTGGCCATATCAACAAGATTACAGCGTCTTAGCGAGCAATTACGCAAAGACGGCGCCTTGATTTACAAATCTTTTGATATTGATTTTGAACCAAAATGGTTTCCTGTAATTTACACTTTGCATGTAAAAGAAATGCTGAGTGTGGTCGAAATTGCTAATGAAATTGGTTATAGCCATCCATCAACAATAAGTCTATTAAAGGAATTAGAAAAGCAAAAACTAATTAGTTCTAAAAAAGACAAACATGACGAGCGAAAAAGATTGATCATTCTAACTCCAAAAGGAAAAGAATTGGTTGTAAAAATGCAGCCCGTTTGGCAGGTAATGAAAAAGGCATTAAACGAAATCACAGACAATCAAAACAATCTTTTGAAAGCTATAGAAGAAGCCGAACAAAAAATAGCATCGCAAGGATTTTTACAAAGAATTTCAGAAATCAAAAACTGA
- a CDS encoding helix-turn-helix domain-containing protein, with protein MIKEPKHDPKKCTQHIMAVHDAMYILNGRWKISIIASLCFNTLRFTDLLREVEGISGKMLSRELKNLEENQLVTRTVLNTQPITVEYQLTEYGHTLKEVIDSLAKWGYNHRKKITGKE; from the coding sequence ATGATAAAAGAGCCTAAACACGATCCTAAAAAATGCACGCAACATATTATGGCAGTGCATGATGCTATGTATATTTTAAACGGAAGATGGAAAATCAGCATTATCGCTTCTTTATGTTTTAATACATTAAGATTTACCGATCTGCTTCGTGAAGTAGAAGGGATTTCTGGGAAAATGTTAAGCAGAGAATTAAAAAATCTCGAAGAAAATCAGCTGGTAACGCGAACTGTTCTGAATACACAGCCTATAACTGTAGAATATCAATTGACAGAATATGGACATACTTTAAAAGAAGTCATTGATTCTTTGGCAAAATGGGGATATAATCACCGAAAAAAGATTACAGGCAAAGAATAG
- a CDS encoding TlpA disulfide reductase family protein — protein MSKLKNFLFLFLISATLFSQQITIKYVGNSEGVINLTSESRTNIYDRAVLSTKNRELIIDNDCSIFCNDIYRGTFIYAAPNDTLEFDIDAKGLIHYYCASNPIRKSESEFLNASFEKYGFIKNLPNYNQLKIIMASQKINNYFDKDYIKEKELLEMYYKENKLSKEFYDYLSATYWSLTLYNELEEKTINPNTFKAIEESFDQADRLLDVDKYRELLQNYVQKQMKVLGLKKSLSAEMEFISKIFYNQNIVDYLLYSTIYYPISTRDQKVPFDPKALEIFRKYCKNQTFVANVENELKPAQTPLVLKEIIKKHEGKLVLIDFWASWCMPCREEFPDEKKLMDKYTDVAFVFISIDKSANSWKKAMDVYKDILNKENSVLIAKSEKDELLKQINVTTIPRYVLIGKDGKIIHKDAPRPSTPEIQTLIEKHL, from the coding sequence ATGTCTAAACTCAAAAATTTTCTTTTCTTATTTCTGATTTCAGCTACTTTATTTTCGCAACAAATTACCATAAAATATGTTGGAAATAGTGAAGGTGTAATTAATCTAACTTCAGAATCAAGAACAAATATTTATGATCGAGCGGTTCTCAGTACAAAGAATAGAGAATTAATAATCGATAATGATTGTTCAATCTTTTGTAATGATATTTATAGAGGTACTTTTATTTACGCAGCACCAAACGATACTTTAGAATTTGATATTGACGCAAAAGGGCTGATACATTATTATTGCGCTTCAAATCCGATTCGTAAATCTGAATCTGAATTTTTAAACGCTTCTTTTGAAAAATATGGTTTTATTAAAAATCTTCCCAATTATAATCAATTGAAGATTATTATGGCATCGCAAAAGATAAATAATTACTTCGATAAAGATTATATAAAAGAAAAGGAGTTACTAGAAATGTATTATAAAGAGAATAAACTCTCAAAAGAATTCTACGATTATCTTTCTGCTACTTATTGGAGTTTAACTTTATATAATGAATTAGAAGAAAAAACTATAAATCCAAACACATTTAAGGCGATAGAAGAAAGTTTTGATCAAGCTGATAGATTGCTCGACGTAGATAAATACCGCGAACTTCTTCAAAACTATGTCCAAAAACAAATGAAAGTTTTGGGTTTGAAAAAAAGCCTTTCTGCCGAAATGGAATTTATTTCTAAAATCTTCTACAATCAGAATATTGTAGATTATTTATTGTATTCGACTATTTATTATCCGATAAGTACACGAGATCAGAAAGTTCCTTTTGATCCAAAAGCATTAGAAATATTTAGAAAATACTGCAAAAATCAGACTTTTGTAGCTAATGTTGAGAATGAATTAAAACCTGCCCAAACTCCTTTAGTTTTAAAAGAAATAATTAAAAAACACGAAGGAAAATTGGTTTTGATAGATTTTTGGGCTTCTTGGTGTATGCCTTGCAGAGAAGAATTTCCAGACGAAAAAAAATTAATGGATAAATATACCGATGTTGCTTTTGTATTTATTTCTATTGATAAAAGCGCAAACTCTTGGAAAAAAGCAATGGACGTTTACAAAGATATTTTAAACAAAGAAAATAGCGTTTTAATTGCAAAATCTGAAAAAGACGAGTTATTAAAACAAATAAATGTTACTACAATTCCGCGTTATGTTTTAATTGGAAAAGATGGAAAAATTATTCATAAAGATGCGCCAAGACCTTCTACGCCTGAAATTCAAACTTTGATTGAAAAGCATTTATAA
- a CDS encoding response regulator transcription factor — MRIILAEDNDILRKSLSFFLESKGFSVDQFSDGKEALEAIENNTYNLILTDINMPGISGMEITQYVRETLKSDIPVIILTSSGVEQTELDSFDIGANEFIAKPVSPAVLLVRINKLLNTRV, encoded by the coding sequence ATGAGAATAATTTTAGCCGAAGATAATGACATCCTACGCAAATCATTATCTTTTTTCTTAGAATCTAAAGGATTTAGTGTTGACCAGTTTTCAGATGGCAAAGAAGCACTCGAAGCGATTGAAAACAACACTTACAATCTAATTCTTACCGATATTAATATGCCTGGCATTAGCGGAATGGAAATTACGCAATATGTTAGAGAAACACTCAAATCTGATATTCCAGTTATTATATTGACTTCTTCTGGTGTAGAACAAACAGAATTAGACTCGTTTGATATTGGAGCCAATGAGTTTATTGCGAAACCTGTTAGTCCGGCTGTGCTTTTAGTGAGAATTAATAAATTACTAAATACACGTGTTTAA
- a CDS encoding DUF6428 family protein — protein MKLSEVKQILPTLENVEFELENGTFVPEHFHVTEVGIIKKNFIDCGGVIRNEEVANFQLWNANDFEHRLKPNKLLNIITLSEEKLSIKDLEIEVEYQNETIGKYDLAFNGKNFVLKNKTTACLAQDSCGIPVEKQKIILRESTDTASSCSPNSGCC, from the coding sequence ATGAAATTATCAGAAGTAAAACAGATTTTACCAACATTAGAAAATGTTGAATTTGAATTAGAAAACGGAACTTTTGTTCCAGAACATTTCCACGTTACAGAAGTTGGAATTATCAAAAAGAACTTTATCGATTGTGGTGGAGTCATTAGAAATGAAGAAGTTGCAAACTTCCAGCTTTGGAATGCAAATGATTTTGAACATCGTTTGAAACCAAATAAACTATTAAACATTATTACACTTTCTGAGGAAAAATTAAGCATTAAAGACTTAGAAATTGAAGTCGAATATCAAAACGAAACCATCGGAAAATATGATTTAGCTTTTAATGGTAAAAACTTTGTCCTTAAAAACAAAACAACAGCTTGTTTAGCACAAGATTCTTGCGGAATTCCGGTAGAAAAACAGAAAATAATTTTAAGAGAATCGACAGATACAGCGTCTTCTTGCTCGCCAAATTCAGGATGTTGTTAA
- a CDS encoding NAD(P)H-binding protein, with amino-acid sequence MKALVIGATGATGKELVNLLLESNDYAEVSIFVRRATGKSHPKLTENVVNFSEIDSFKNLITGDVLFSCLGTTLKDAGSKDNQWKIDFDIPAQFAAAAKENHVNSLVLVSSYGASSKSNVFYSMMKGKLEENIERLHFPQYIIFRPGPLIREGSDRWAEKVSIKLIKMLNAIGLFQNLKPITTAFLASKLLKAPKEFSTGKVILELNKILKL; translated from the coding sequence ATGAAAGCATTGGTAATTGGAGCTACAGGCGCAACAGGAAAAGAATTGGTCAATTTGCTTTTAGAAAGTAATGATTATGCTGAAGTTTCCATTTTTGTGAGACGTGCCACAGGAAAATCACATCCGAAATTGACCGAAAATGTGGTGAACTTTTCAGAAATAGATTCGTTTAAAAATCTAATTACAGGCGATGTACTTTTTTCTTGTTTAGGAACTACATTAAAAGATGCAGGTTCAAAAGACAATCAATGGAAAATTGATTTTGATATTCCGGCTCAATTTGCCGCTGCTGCAAAAGAAAATCATGTGAATTCTTTAGTTTTGGTTTCTTCGTATGGCGCTTCATCAAAAAGCAATGTTTTTTATTCTATGATGAAAGGAAAGCTAGAAGAAAATATCGAAAGGCTTCATTTTCCTCAATATATTATTTTCAGGCCCGGACCGCTTATTCGTGAAGGATCAGATCGTTGGGCAGAAAAAGTCTCGATAAAACTAATAAAAATGCTGAATGCAATTGGGCTTTTTCAAAATTTAAAACCTATTACAACTGCATTTCTAGCGAGTAAATTATTAAAAGCACCAAAAGAATTTTCAACTGGCAAAGTAATTCTTGAACTTAATAAAATTTTAAAGCTTTAA
- a CDS encoding arsenate reductase ArsC — protein MKKKILILCTGNSCRSQIAEGYMRHFGGNKAEVYSAGVETHGVNPKAILIMEEDKIDISNHTSNNIEEYQNIDFDFVITVCDNAKERCPFFPTKAKKFHYNFPDPAKATGTDSQIETQFRIVRDLIKEYCRNLVDENLK, from the coding sequence ATGAAAAAGAAAATATTAATACTTTGTACAGGAAATAGCTGCAGAAGTCAGATCGCAGAAGGTTATATGCGCCATTTTGGCGGCAATAAAGCCGAAGTTTACAGCGCAGGCGTAGAAACACATGGCGTAAACCCGAAAGCAATTTTGATAATGGAAGAAGATAAAATTGACATTTCCAATCATACCTCAAATAATATAGAGGAATACCAAAATATTGATTTTGATTTTGTGATTACTGTTTGTGATAATGCAAAAGAGAGATGTCCTTTCTTCCCTACGAAAGCTAAAAAATTTCATTACAATTTTCCCGATCCCGCAAAAGCGACAGGAACAGACTCTCAAATTGAAACACAATTTAGAATTGTTAGAGATTTAATAAAAGAGTATTGCAGAAATTTAGTTGATGAAAATCTTAAATAA
- a CDS encoding YaiO family outer membrane beta-barrel protein: protein MKSIYYFICLLFISSIAIGQEINVDETLTAVKREVEKGNYDKALSLIGPLRAKYPQDEDIQTYTGRIYSWKKDYKSAIKILSPLTDRSNPNPEALQAIINVYFWSENYEKCNFYCDKYLAIDPKSVEILKIKATCLEKLNRDQEALELIEKASFADNSTQAFKGIRTLIGRKAKNAVSVSYLNISTSDPGQSPFHYGYAEYSHKFSKSAIVGRANIGNVSNETQMLFETDFYQTFSNKSYLYANAGVSTGETIFPVAKAGLEYYFKPYKKFEYSLGARFMHFDSDDITLVTGQLSYNPGIYSFAYRPYYDTSNELFSHVLSIQRTNEEKERIIRLELQYGNVPYLYLYNNFTQPLKAYRIGIQYQHRFGDSFFVRPIFLYEDEEYIPGQYRNRFNVQLIVTKRF, encoded by the coding sequence ATGAAATCTATATATTATTTTATCTGCCTTTTATTTATTTCCTCCATTGCAATTGGTCAGGAAATCAATGTCGATGAAACTTTAACTGCCGTGAAACGAGAAGTTGAAAAAGGAAACTATGACAAAGCTTTATCTCTTATAGGACCTTTACGCGCCAAATATCCTCAAGATGAAGATATTCAAACCTATACAGGAAGAATTTACAGCTGGAAAAAAGATTATAAATCCGCAATAAAAATTTTGTCGCCTTTGACAGATCGAAGTAATCCGAATCCAGAAGCGCTTCAAGCTATAATCAATGTTTATTTCTGGTCGGAGAATTATGAAAAATGTAATTTCTATTGCGATAAATATTTAGCTATAGATCCGAAATCTGTAGAAATCTTAAAAATTAAAGCAACTTGTCTAGAAAAACTAAATCGCGATCAGGAAGCTTTAGAATTGATAGAAAAAGCCTCTTTTGCAGATAATAGCACACAAGCATTTAAAGGAATAAGAACATTAATTGGGCGTAAGGCAAAAAATGCAGTATCGGTTTCTTATCTGAATATTTCTACTTCAGATCCTGGTCAATCTCCGTTTCATTATGGTTATGCGGAGTATTCGCATAAATTCAGCAAATCTGCTATTGTTGGAAGAGCAAACATCGGAAATGTGAGCAATGAAACACAAATGCTTTTTGAAACCGATTTCTATCAGACCTTTTCTAATAAAAGCTACTTGTATGCAAATGCTGGAGTTTCAACAGGAGAAACGATTTTCCCAGTAGCAAAAGCAGGTTTGGAATATTATTTTAAACCCTATAAAAAATTTGAATATTCACTCGGAGCAAGATTTATGCATTTTGATTCTGATGATATCACTTTGGTAACGGGGCAACTTTCTTATAATCCAGGAATTTACTCTTTTGCTTACAGACCGTATTACGATACTTCAAACGAATTATTTTCTCATGTTTTAAGTATTCAAAGAACAAATGAAGAAAAAGAACGAATTATTAGATTAGAACTTCAATACGGAAATGTTCCTTATTTATATCTGTACAACAATTTTACACAACCTTTAAAAGCATATAGAATCGGAATTCAATACCAACATCGTTTTGGCGATTCGTTTTTTGTGCGACCGATTTTTTTGTATGAAGACGAAGAATATATTCCTGGACAATATCGAAATAGGTTTAATGTACAGTTAATTGTAACGAAACGTTTTTAA
- a CDS encoding GAF domain-containing hybrid sensor histidine kinase/response regulator: MRDYPIPENELQRLAALKRYNILDTLPDNAFDDATKLVSYICGVPIAHISFIDETRQWFKSEIGVGVSEVPREISFCNYTILDTKMVEINDTHLNDTFKDDPNVTGGFNVRFYAGVPLTTPDGYNIGTLCAVDHVVKELDDNQRNALSIVAKHVMAQLELGTKNYELYTQRQIAERAVLAKDNFLANMSHEIRTPLNAIIGFTDLLAQTDLDDVQQDYIDSVQVAGENLLIIINDILDLSKIESGNLTIESEPFNLKRTLKHVYNLLKVKVHKDVEFNLYLDADMPDNVIGDQGRLNQILVNLVGNSLKFTQEGEVTVSVKKVEESDDKYKLRFSVKDTGIGIPKNKLKTIFERFTQGEESTTRTFGGTGLGLNIVKQLVELHKGEIHVKSELNRGSEFFFFLTYKKAVTPKTTVKSISKNDLGSLKILLCEDNVLNQKLVKSVIENFGFELDTASNGDEGIELLSQNKYDLVLMDLQMPVKDGYQTTDYIRNEMNSSVPIIAMTAHSLVGEQERCYKEGMNGYVPKPFKQSVLLKAIKAAMTEDFTIEKKRRIDFSFLDEMACGDEQFKKEMIHLFLEKIPNQVAELEEAFKNNNHDSVKKLAHNMKSSLDIFMLEDLSKCASIIEEEASMNQFSTEILDKINYLSCGIAEVVKVLKEL, encoded by the coding sequence ATGAGAGATTACCCCATTCCAGAAAATGAGCTGCAGCGTTTAGCGGCTTTAAAACGTTACAATATTCTTGATACACTTCCAGACAATGCTTTTGATGATGCCACAAAACTGGTTTCTTATATCTGTGGCGTTCCAATTGCACATATTTCTTTTATAGACGAGACAAGACAATGGTTTAAATCTGAGATTGGAGTGGGAGTTTCAGAAGTTCCCCGCGAAATCTCATTTTGCAACTACACGATTTTGGATACTAAAATGGTCGAAATTAATGACACTCATTTAAACGACACTTTTAAAGACGATCCTAATGTAACGGGAGGCTTCAATGTTCGTTTCTATGCAGGAGTGCCGCTTACAACTCCAGACGGATACAATATCGGAACTTTGTGCGCAGTAGATCATGTAGTAAAAGAACTTGATGATAATCAGCGAAATGCACTTTCTATTGTGGCAAAACACGTCATGGCGCAATTAGAGTTGGGAACAAAGAATTATGAATTATATACGCAAAGACAAATTGCGGAACGTGCAGTTTTGGCAAAAGATAATTTCTTAGCCAATATGAGTCACGAAATCAGAACGCCATTAAATGCGATTATTGGTTTTACAGATCTTTTGGCTCAAACAGATTTAGATGATGTTCAACAAGATTACATTGACAGCGTACAAGTTGCTGGAGAAAATCTACTTATTATTATCAATGATATTCTGGATCTTTCAAAAATAGAATCTGGAAATTTAACTATAGAATCGGAACCATTTAATCTAAAAAGAACTCTTAAGCATGTCTATAACTTATTGAAAGTTAAAGTTCATAAAGATGTTGAGTTTAATCTTTATTTAGATGCCGATATGCCTGATAATGTTATTGGCGATCAAGGAAGATTGAACCAAATATTGGTTAATTTGGTTGGTAATTCACTTAAATTTACCCAAGAAGGCGAAGTAACGGTTTCTGTAAAGAAAGTAGAGGAAAGTGATGATAAGTACAAACTTAGATTTTCTGTAAAAGATACTGGAATCGGAATACCTAAAAATAAACTTAAAACTATTTTTGAACGTTTTACGCAAGGTGAAGAAAGTACAACCAGAACGTTTGGTGGCACGGGACTTGGACTAAATATTGTAAAACAATTAGTAGAATTGCATAAAGGAGAAATTCACGTAAAAAGCGAACTCAATCGCGGCTCAGAATTTTTCTTTTTCCTAACTTATAAAAAAGCCGTCACTCCAAAAACAACAGTAAAATCGATATCTAAGAATGATCTTGGAAGTTTAAAAATTTTACTTTGTGAAGACAATGTTCTAAATCAGAAATTAGTAAAAAGTGTTATTGAAAATTTTGGTTTTGAATTGGATACGGCTTCAAATGGAGATGAAGGAATAGAACTTTTATCTCAAAATAAATATGATTTAGTTTTAATGGATCTTCAAATGCCAGTAAAAGATGGCTACCAAACTACAGATTATATTAGAAATGAGATGAATTCTTCGGTTCCAATCATCGCCATGACAGCACATTCTTTGGTTGGAGAACAAGAACGCTGTTATAAAGAAGGAATGAATGGTTACGTGCCAAAACCTTTTAAACAATCTGTGCTCTTAAAAGCAATAAAAGCAGCAATGACAGAAGATTTTACAATTGAAAAGAAAAGAAGAATAGATTTTTCTTTTTTGGATGAAATGGCTTGCGGAGACGAACAATTTAAAAAAGAAATGATTCATCTTTTCTTAGAAAAAATTCCGAATCAAGTAGCAGAATTAGAAGAAGCTTTTAAAAATAACAATCACGATAGTGTAAAAAAACTGGCTCATAATATGAAGTCAAGTTTAGATATTTTCATGTTGGAAGATCTTAGCAAATGTGCTTCGATAATTGAAGAAGAAGCTTCGATGAATCAGTTTTCTACAGAAATTCTAGATAAGATAAATTATTTAAGCTGTGGAATTGCTGAGGTCGTTAAAGTTTTAAAAGAACTATGA
- a CDS encoding GNAT family N-acetyltransferase has protein sequence MNIQPIQNKYENEIVDLILNIQQKEFNVPVTLEDQPDLLDIENFYFKPGGTFLGAFIEGKLVGTIALVKFNDEAAAIRKMFVKKEYRGKEFQIAQQLLEQLIAYSKENGIKNLYLGTVTILQAALRFYEKNNFVTIAKEALPEDFPLMKPDNVFCHLKLN, from the coding sequence ATGAACATTCAGCCAATACAAAACAAATACGAAAATGAAATTGTAGATTTGATTCTAAACATTCAGCAAAAGGAATTTAACGTTCCTGTTACTTTAGAAGATCAACCCGATTTATTAGATATTGAAAACTTTTATTTCAAACCTGGAGGCACTTTTTTAGGAGCTTTTATAGAAGGAAAATTAGTTGGAACAATTGCTTTGGTAAAATTTAATGATGAAGCCGCAGCCATCAGAAAAATGTTTGTGAAGAAAGAATACAGAGGAAAAGAGTTTCAGATTGCGCAACAATTATTAGAGCAATTAATCGCATACAGCAAAGAAAACGGAATTAAAAACTTATATTTAGGAACGGTTACTATTCTGCAAGCTGCTCTGCGCTTTTACGAAAAAAATAATTTTGTTACAATTGCAAAAGAAGCACTTCCAGAAGATTTTCCGTTAATGAAACCTGATAATGTGTTTTGCCATTTAAAGCTAAACTAA
- a CDS encoding nitronate monooxygenase family protein produces MKWKNVLTDLFKVDYPIIQAPMLGVTTPEMTAAASNAGALGSLALGDLPAEKCIELVKQTKKLTDKPFAVNIFVNKIDAITPELENKYNKTKKHLREIAERNEIIADFPDINEIQLTDYHDQIEAIILENCKIVSFTFGNLDEKSIAFLKENNVILIGTCTSVEEALVLEKSGIDVICVQGIEAGGHRGSFLEETIPQIGGLSLLSQVADNINVPIIYAGGIYNAKTLLASKTLGANGFQIGSLFLGTLESALMDFEKQRLRNLKENEIVLTKSFSGRYARGIRNAFIEEIENSEYILPYPYQNKLTADLRKSSKSHKNSDFVSIWAGQSINGYSAVSTGIVIQNLIEEVENFSFLIK; encoded by the coding sequence ATGAAATGGAAAAATGTTCTAACAGATTTATTTAAAGTTGATTATCCGATAATACAAGCGCCAATGTTAGGTGTTACAACTCCAGAAATGACTGCGGCTGCTTCTAATGCTGGCGCTTTAGGATCACTTGCGCTTGGAGATCTTCCAGCAGAAAAATGTATAGAATTAGTTAAGCAAACTAAAAAACTTACGGACAAGCCTTTTGCAGTAAATATTTTTGTGAATAAAATTGATGCAATTACACCAGAACTAGAAAATAAATATAATAAAACGAAAAAGCATTTAAGAGAAATTGCAGAGAGGAACGAAATTATAGCTGATTTTCCGGATATAAACGAAATTCAGCTAACAGATTATCATGATCAGATTGAGGCGATTATTCTCGAAAATTGTAAAATTGTAAGCTTTACTTTTGGTAATTTAGATGAAAAAAGTATTGCATTTTTAAAAGAAAACAATGTAATTCTTATTGGAACTTGCACCTCTGTTGAAGAAGCTTTAGTTTTGGAGAAAAGCGGAATTGATGTTATTTGCGTTCAAGGAATTGAAGCAGGAGGACATCGTGGAAGTTTTTTAGAAGAAACGATTCCGCAAATTGGAGGATTATCATTGCTTTCGCAAGTAGCAGATAATATAAATGTACCGATTATTTATGCTGGAGGAATTTATAATGCTAAAACTTTGCTGGCATCTAAAACTTTGGGAGCAAATGGTTTTCAGATTGGAAGCTTGTTTTTAGGAACGTTAGAAAGTGCTTTGATGGATTTTGAAAAACAGCGTCTTCGAAACTTAAAAGAAAATGAAATCGTTTTAACCAAAAGTTTTTCAGGCAGATACGCGCGCGGAATTAGAAATGCTTTTATAGAAGAAATTGAAAATTCAGAATATATTCTTCCTTATCCATATCAAAATAAATTAACTGCTGATTTGAGAAAAAGCTCTAAATCGCACAAAAATTCTGATTTTGTGAGCATTTGGGCAGGACAATCGATTAACGGTTATTCGGCTGTTTCAACAGGAATTGTTATTCAAAATTTAATTGAAGAAGTTGAAAATTTCAGTTTTCTAATTAAATAA
- a CDS encoding metalloregulator ArsR/SmtB family transcription factor: MGATKTEHFTDAQNQIATIAKALGHPARIAILEYLLKVNECICGDIVNELPLAQPTISQHLKELKNAGIIKGNISGNSICYCIDEKTIEILNAYFLNITQNLSKSKCC, translated from the coding sequence ATGGGAGCAACTAAAACAGAACATTTTACAGATGCACAAAATCAAATTGCAACAATAGCAAAAGCTCTTGGACATCCTGCTAGAATTGCGATTCTAGAATATTTATTAAAAGTAAATGAATGTATTTGTGGCGATATTGTAAATGAACTTCCTCTTGCCCAACCTACAATTTCTCAGCATTTAAAAGAACTTAAAAATGCAGGAATCATCAAAGGAAACATATCTGGAAATTCGATTTGTTATTGTATTGATGAAAAAACTATTGAAATCTTAAATGCTTATTTCTTAAATATTACTCAAAACCTTTCAAAATCAAAATGTTGCTAA
- a CDS encoding nitroreductase family protein, protein MALIDALKWRYATKKMNGQAVPQEKVDYILEAAKLAPSSSGLQPYKVFVVTNQDLKEKIRAVSFDQSQVTDASHVLIWAAWDGYSIEQISSVFDRTTNERGIPSSAMDEYKARLWGMYEPLGQEWHANHAAKQAYISFGLAIAAAAEQEVDTTPMEGFIPTEVDKLLGLNELGLKSVLVLPLGYRDEANDWLVNLKKVRTPQEEFITEIK, encoded by the coding sequence ATGGCCTTAATAGATGCACTAAAGTGGCGTTACGCTACAAAAAAAATGAACGGACAAGCTGTTCCGCAAGAAAAAGTAGACTACATTCTTGAAGCTGCTAAACTTGCTCCTTCTTCATCTGGATTACAACCTTATAAAGTTTTCGTTGTTACAAATCAGGATTTAAAAGAAAAAATTAGAGCGGTAAGTTTTGACCAAAGTCAAGTTACAGATGCTTCTCACGTTTTGATTTGGGCAGCTTGGGACGGATATAGCATTGAACAAATCTCTTCGGTGTTTGACAGAACTACAAACGAAAGAGGAATTCCTTCTAGCGCAATGGACGAATACAAAGCAAGACTTTGGGGAATGTACGAACCTCTTGGACAAGAATGGCACGCAAATCACGCTGCAAAACAAGCTTATATTTCGTTTGGTTTAGCAATTGCAGCGGCGGCAGAACAGGAAGTAGATACAACTCCAATGGAAGGTTTTATTCCTACAGAAGTAGATAAATTATTAGGTTTAAACGAACTAGGATTAAAAAGTGTTTTAGTTTTACCTCTTGGCTACAGAGATGAAGCAAACGACTGGTTGGTTAACTTGAAAAAAGTAAGAACTCCGCAAGAAGAGTTTATCACAGAAATAAAGTAA